From a region of the Corallococcus coralloides DSM 2259 genome:
- a CDS encoding serine/threonine protein kinase: MISESPELGLRHAEAVLGRVLLSPEWLPPGTRVDRWEVVARLGAGGYGTTYSVRRAGRPQGRLYALKLSRRPGERWFAREAELLTRVRHRSVVRLSTYGVWRLGPVEHPYLVMEYVEGESLYEWALARNPTARQVTGLLVQVLEALAAAHREGALHRDFKGDNVLVAPDGKVKVLDWGAGWYAGAPVLTATARLPPGSPRYYSPQLFMWRVLSERRPGASSPYAYSVADELYAVGVTFYRLLTDQYPAAQWGMPREASEPHGLRSVRNLNPYVPEELSEALMRLLAFEPERRPESTALLADELRQRLVDVGPAWNAPLFDWRERTASGSRTTLEAEEVRGPVMPGQEVALRDARVRHLEAVRRLREARELRRRDPAKVAAAEARSLRAIQARVCGGRSHPLFWGAFAVLLVGPLVAGFTVWGLRRAVVHEEPPQAVSGARNVQQMAPRPGPEEARRPSTGTSPPVPFPQEKEAMTPPSPQQAAVIPTPARSGTLKRCSAAVGAAVLTACTGAQVRPDASRCPTGSLEAMRKLGLNKGGGASVYTDVTQPGLGSEKLIVHDGPIVSLVIQQYGNLPEGTRLYGRLWTGEGRVTGRYTKAELPDGSIYPVCFVYGNHDGGEWVEGSKPGAVRMPRTFAYTVVHEFP; the protein is encoded by the coding sequence GTGATCAGCGAGTCACCCGAGCTGGGGCTTCGACATGCGGAGGCGGTGCTGGGACGGGTCCTGCTGTCCCCCGAGTGGTTGCCGCCTGGAACCCGCGTGGACCGCTGGGAGGTGGTGGCGCGGTTGGGGGCGGGAGGGTACGGCACCACGTACTCCGTGCGCCGGGCAGGCCGCCCTCAGGGCAGGCTGTATGCCTTGAAGTTGTCCCGGCGTCCCGGAGAGCGATGGTTCGCGCGGGAGGCGGAGCTGCTGACCCGCGTGCGGCACCGATCGGTGGTGCGGTTGAGCACCTACGGTGTCTGGCGGTTGGGGCCCGTGGAACACCCCTATCTGGTGATGGAGTACGTGGAGGGAGAGTCGCTCTATGAATGGGCGCTGGCCCGCAACCCCACGGCTCGACAGGTAACGGGCCTGCTGGTGCAGGTGCTGGAGGCGCTGGCAGCCGCGCACCGCGAGGGGGCGCTGCACCGGGACTTCAAGGGTGACAACGTCCTGGTCGCGCCGGACGGCAAGGTGAAGGTCCTGGACTGGGGCGCCGGTTGGTACGCGGGGGCACCCGTGCTCACCGCCACCGCCCGGTTGCCACCGGGCAGTCCGCGCTACTACAGCCCCCAGTTGTTCATGTGGCGCGTGCTGTCGGAGCGCCGGCCCGGTGCTTCCAGTCCCTATGCCTACTCCGTGGCGGACGAGCTGTATGCGGTCGGCGTGACCTTCTATCGACTGCTGACGGATCAATACCCCGCCGCCCAATGGGGCATGCCCCGGGAGGCATCAGAGCCCCATGGCCTGCGCTCCGTGAGGAACCTCAACCCCTATGTGCCGGAGGAGCTGTCGGAGGCCTTGATGCGGTTGCTGGCCTTCGAGCCGGAGCGGCGTCCCGAAAGCACGGCACTGCTGGCAGATGAACTGCGCCAGCGCCTGGTGGATGTCGGTCCGGCCTGGAATGCGCCGCTGTTCGACTGGCGCGAACGGACCGCCAGCGGCTCACGCACGACCCTGGAGGCGGAGGAGGTGCGGGGGCCCGTGATGCCGGGGCAGGAGGTCGCCCTGCGGGACGCCCGCGTCCGTCACCTGGAGGCTGTCCGTCGGCTTCGCGAGGCCCGCGAGCTGCGCAGACGCGATCCCGCGAAGGTGGCCGCCGCCGAGGCCCGGTCGCTCCGTGCCATCCAGGCGCGGGTTTGCGGGGGCCGCTCGCATCCACTCTTCTGGGGCGCATTCGCGGTGTTGCTGGTGGGGCCGCTCGTCGCCGGCTTCACGGTGTGGGGCTTGCGGCGGGCCGTGGTGCACGAGGAGCCCCCGCAGGCAGTGAGCGGCGCGCGAAACGTCCAGCAAATGGCGCCCCGTCCCGGGCCGGAAGAAGCTCGCAGACCCTCGACGGGCACCTCCCCACCCGTCCCTTTTCCGCAGGAGAAAGAAGCCATGACTCCCCCTTCGCCGCAGCAGGCGGCCGTCATTCCCACGCCCGCCCGGTCTGGCACGCTCAAGCGGTGCTCCGCGGCAGTGGGGGCCGCCGTCCTCACGGCCTGCACGGGCGCCCAGGTGCGGCCGGACGCGAGCCGGTGTCCCACGGGGTCCCTGGAGGCGATGCGAAAGCTCGGCCTGAACAAGGGCGGCGGTGCCAGCGTCTACACGGACGTCACGCAACCTGGCCTGGGCTCGGAAAAGCTCATCGTTCACGACGGCCCCATCGTCAGCCTCGTCATTCAGCAGTATGGGAACCTGCCCGAGGGGACCCGCCTGTATGGGCGCCTCTGGACGGGGGAGGGGCGGGTGACGGGCCGCTATACCAAGGCGGAGCTGCCCGACGGGAGCATCTATCCCGTGTGCTTCGTCTATGGGAACCATGATGGCGGCGAGTGGGTCGAGGGCTCCAAGCCCGGCGCAGTCCGGATGCCGCGCACCTTTGCCTATACCGTCGTGCACGAGTTCCCGTGA
- a CDS encoding DUF2381 family protein → MLVPRVVVWPMLLVLLGAAAPEQPRVTRERKLVVRAEEATTLHLLRVAPGTVTTVVFNEDILPASVDTKALTPLFGQLKVYPGVMVLRPAVAMPEPSRPLITARFAGEDAPRQVSFLLVTDPREVDTVVEVSRHALSAEDLGEELALLRGRCVAAEAGLATLRAQCAQTGLAGAVLTGALGPEPVSVEWFPNAVGTPGLDVVRSALLYRHIQTRVMAFTLRNSSGSARWVPGMGRLIQLGPDEKEGRVIQREIPVRMLEDRLAPGASGQVVLEWHLPEGLDPQARYVLEVWNQEGDRSVRWKGLSP, encoded by the coding sequence GTGCTCGTGCCCCGTGTGGTTGTCTGGCCAATGCTGCTGGTGCTGCTGGGTGCGGCGGCCCCAGAACAGCCGCGCGTCACCCGGGAGCGGAAGCTGGTGGTGCGGGCGGAGGAGGCCACGACGCTGCACCTGCTGCGCGTTGCTCCCGGGACCGTCACCACCGTCGTGTTCAACGAGGACATCCTGCCCGCGTCCGTGGACACGAAGGCCCTGACACCGCTGTTCGGGCAGCTGAAGGTGTACCCGGGCGTGATGGTGCTGCGCCCCGCCGTGGCCATGCCGGAGCCGTCCCGGCCGCTCATCACCGCGCGCTTCGCGGGAGAGGACGCTCCCCGGCAGGTGTCCTTCCTGCTCGTCACCGACCCCAGAGAGGTGGACACCGTGGTGGAGGTGTCCCGCCACGCGCTGTCCGCCGAGGACCTGGGCGAGGAGCTGGCGCTGCTGCGAGGACGGTGCGTCGCCGCCGAGGCGGGGCTTGCGACCCTGCGTGCGCAGTGCGCCCAGACCGGGTTGGCGGGTGCGGTGCTCACCGGAGCGCTGGGGCCGGAGCCGGTGTCGGTGGAATGGTTTCCCAACGCCGTTGGAACGCCGGGCCTGGATGTCGTGAGGAGTGCGCTTCTCTACCGCCACATCCAAACCCGGGTGATGGCCTTCACCTTGAGAAATTCATCCGGCTCCGCACGGTGGGTGCCCGGCATGGGACGGCTCATCCAGTTGGGGCCGGATGAGAAGGAGGGGCGGGTCATCCAGCGGGAGATTCCCGTTCGGATGCTGGAGGACCGGCTGGCACCTGGCGCGAGCGGCCAGGTGGTCCTGGAGTGGCATCTGCCAGAGGGCCTGGATCCCCAGGCTCGCTATGTGCTGGAGGTTTGGAATCAGGAAGGCGATCGCTCCGTGCGATGGAAAGGGCTGTCCCCGTGA
- a CDS encoding response regulator has translation MSTSQHRTTLLLVENNEDVREALREILESEGYRVLTAANGQVALNLLAEQERMPALVLLDLVMPVMDGHAFIEHLRGTGALALTQVLVLTAHPTLPLPQGVAGRLGKPVKLEALLDAIAVHTASA, from the coding sequence GTGTCCACTTCGCAACACCGCACCACCCTGCTCCTCGTCGAGAACAACGAAGACGTCCGCGAGGCGCTGCGCGAAATCCTGGAGTCGGAGGGCTACCGCGTCCTCACGGCGGCGAACGGCCAGGTCGCGCTGAACCTGCTGGCGGAGCAGGAGCGGATGCCTGCCCTCGTCCTGCTGGACCTGGTGATGCCGGTGATGGACGGCCACGCCTTCATCGAACACCTGCGCGGCACGGGTGCGCTCGCGCTCACGCAGGTGCTGGTACTGACGGCGCACCCCACCCTGCCCCTGCCGCAAGGCGTGGCCGGACGGCTGGGCAAGCCGGTGAAGCTGGAGGCGCTGCTGGACGCCATCGCGGTGCACACCGCGTCAGCGTGA
- a CDS encoding IS1182-like element ISCoco1 family transposase, which translates to MAGRRRSRVRVLRPKRTQVLAARTYEQLVDPGHPVRAVWATVEALDMSDFERAIRSRPHHAGRSAVDPRLLLALWVYGQMEGLSSAHAIAARLRTDVAYWWLCGGVSVSAHTLSSFMTHSGPAFRALLGKLLDDLCSRGAVHRPRRLAQDGTRVRASAGAASFHRKATLRKRAAEAAAAGPCRQGASTKARAARERARADLQARAALALAALPAAARRKKRAKGVAHGEPRASLTDPQAQVMRMPDGGFRPAYNAQAVSDVESRLALAGRVTDEGADSAQLLPMVHWVARVLGLKPEAWLVDGAYRNLKVFSALESQGIRVFSPLPARKNLLPQEERSGGRRGDPINAWRARMQTPAGKRTYAQRAPTAELLNAQVKERQGLRRLHVRGRKRAEAAWLLSLVAHNLLLAIAQGWLDESEGPFFLTP; encoded by the coding sequence ATGGCGGGGCGCAGACGGTCGCGAGTGCGCGTGCTCCGGCCGAAACGGACGCAGGTGCTGGCGGCGCGGACCTACGAGCAGTTGGTTGACCCAGGTCATCCGGTGCGCGCCGTCTGGGCGACTGTCGAAGCGCTGGACATGTCGGACTTCGAGCGCGCCATCCGTTCGCGTCCACATCACGCGGGTCGTTCGGCGGTGGACCCTCGGCTGCTGCTGGCGCTGTGGGTGTATGGGCAGATGGAGGGCCTCTCCAGTGCTCACGCCATTGCGGCCAGGCTGCGTACGGACGTTGCGTATTGGTGGTTGTGCGGCGGCGTCAGCGTGTCGGCGCATACGCTGTCTTCCTTCATGACGCATTCAGGCCCTGCCTTCCGGGCGTTGCTGGGCAAGCTGCTGGATGACCTGTGCAGCCGCGGCGCCGTACACCGGCCACGGCGACTTGCGCAGGACGGCACGCGTGTGCGTGCCTCCGCAGGGGCTGCCTCTTTCCACCGCAAGGCCACCCTGCGGAAGCGGGCAGCGGAGGCGGCTGCCGCCGGCCCGTGCCGGCAGGGCGCGAGCACCAAGGCACGTGCAGCACGGGAACGCGCTCGGGCCGATTTACAGGCCCGGGCGGCACTCGCGCTCGCTGCATTGCCGGCAGCAGCACGGCGTAAGAAACGTGCGAAGGGGGTCGCTCATGGCGAACCCCGAGCCTCTCTCACCGACCCACAGGCCCAGGTGATGCGCATGCCAGACGGCGGCTTCCGTCCCGCCTACAACGCGCAGGCGGTCTCGGACGTCGAGAGCAGGTTGGCATTGGCCGGTCGTGTCACCGATGAAGGGGCGGACTCAGCACAGCTGCTCCCGATGGTGCACTGGGTCGCCCGCGTCCTGGGACTCAAGCCCGAAGCCTGGTTGGTGGACGGGGCCTATCGGAATCTCAAGGTCTTCTCCGCGCTCGAGTCACAGGGCATTCGTGTCTTTTCTCCCTTACCGGCGCGCAAGAACCTGCTTCCACAGGAGGAGCGGAGCGGGGGCCGAAGAGGCGACCCTATCAATGCGTGGCGTGCGCGGATGCAGACACCCGCAGGCAAGCGCACCTACGCCCAGCGCGCACCGACGGCGGAGTTGCTCAACGCGCAGGTCAAGGAGCGACAAGGACTGCGCAGGCTTCACGTACGAGGTCGCAAGCGAGCCGAAGCTGCGTGGTTGCTCTCACTCGTCGCCCACAACCTCCTGCTCGCCATCGCGCAAGGCTGGCTCGACGAGTCTGAAGGCCCATTTTTTCTCACGCCCTGA
- a CDS encoding protein kinase domain-containing protein → MSPSRTVKPPLPEVLFKTGSKSFELERILRRRGHGEQHFLAIRRQPGREPVPVFLQALSLRGGDHSPSRDPRARLQETLALSRLLEHPRIARLYGGHEVGDLLFFEWEGVPGCTLDDVAMLPLVYVHSYSESFLVHVGLQLASLLGFLHGRTDARGAPLGFVHRDLHPQGIRFGPEGALALTDLGDVLSRMPGRVPSSITRPHGEVYYGAPEVLFGEGADARSDLFSLGLILLELATGLHLYSLPRALMGDLEARLTDADAKRVFQGMLVAAQAGRGSGEYADVVVHAAAYRPEDLESLMARLSSGLRAILHRLLRREPSERYATAEELEVDLRAHAARLGGDYGGAEAAEEFQRALAKTSPLLEAFQTDVGAFPPGSVLHLPTPAV, encoded by the coding sequence ATGAGCCCATCCAGGACGGTGAAGCCTCCCCTCCCCGAAGTGCTGTTCAAGACCGGGTCCAAGTCGTTCGAGCTGGAGCGGATCCTGCGGCGGCGCGGCCACGGGGAGCAGCACTTCCTGGCCATCCGGAGGCAGCCCGGACGTGAGCCCGTGCCGGTGTTCCTCCAGGCGCTGTCCCTGCGCGGTGGAGACCACTCCCCGTCGAGGGATCCACGGGCGCGGTTGCAGGAGACGCTGGCGCTCTCACGGCTGCTGGAGCATCCACGCATCGCCCGGCTGTACGGCGGTCATGAGGTGGGCGACCTGCTCTTCTTCGAATGGGAGGGCGTCCCGGGCTGCACGCTGGATGACGTGGCGATGTTGCCGCTGGTGTATGTGCATTCCTATTCCGAGTCCTTTCTGGTGCACGTGGGCCTCCAGCTCGCGTCGCTGCTCGGGTTCCTGCATGGAAGGACAGACGCGCGAGGGGCCCCGCTGGGCTTCGTGCACCGCGACCTGCATCCGCAGGGCATCCGGTTTGGGCCGGAGGGTGCGCTGGCGCTCACGGACCTGGGAGATGTCCTCTCCCGGATGCCGGGCCGGGTGCCCTCCAGCATCACGCGCCCGCACGGCGAGGTGTATTACGGCGCGCCGGAGGTGCTGTTCGGGGAAGGGGCGGATGCGCGCTCGGATCTCTTCTCCCTGGGGCTCATCCTGCTGGAGCTGGCGACGGGCCTGCACCTCTACAGCCTGCCGCGCGCGCTCATGGGCGACCTGGAGGCGCGGCTGACGGACGCGGACGCGAAGCGCGTGTTCCAGGGGATGCTGGTGGCGGCGCAGGCGGGGAGGGGTTCCGGCGAGTACGCGGACGTGGTGGTCCACGCCGCTGCCTACCGGCCGGAGGACCTGGAGTCGCTGATGGCGCGGCTGTCATCCGGGCTGCGCGCCATCCTCCACCGGCTGCTGCGCCGGGAGCCTTCGGAGCGCTATGCGACGGCGGAGGAACTGGAGGTGGACCTCCGCGCCCACGCGGCGCGGCTGGGCGGGGACTACGGCGGCGCGGAGGCGGCGGAGGAGTTCCAGCGGGCGCTCGCGAAGACGTCACCCCTGTTGGAGGCGTTCCAGACGGACGTGGGCGCCTTCCCGCCGGGAAGCGTGTTGCACCTCCCGACGCCCGCGGTCTGA
- a CDS encoding sensor histidine kinase, producing the protein MDDSASEARFIKAALGTGFQVETFPDGAAMLERLHAGRAPDVVVLDWEMPGMSGPEVCQFLRGQRETQALPVLLLTSHGRPEDLVQGLRAGANDYVAKPFRTEEVRARVDALARTKRLVDDVRRTSEEKAEVFAQLDALLTSSPVGLSLLDRDLRFVRVNARMAKLDGLSVDAYPGRTLAEVLPRFAARLEPLLRRVMETGEPVEELGFTLEHPDAPHGELYVMASYHPVRTARGEVVGVGAVMVDVTRLKQAEAELRASAEFRERFLGIVGHDLRNPLNSIRMGASFLVASDQLPPPLVRTASRIINSTDRMTRMITELLDFTRSRLGGGIPLNPGATDLGQVARQVVEELELVHPHRTVKVTSTGPLTGNWDADRLAQVLSNLVGNALQYSPADATVELTVVGEPEQVIARVSNPGEAIAPEELETLFHPFQRARTGAHVPSGLGLGLFISDQIARGHRGTLTVTSDAKATVFTLTLPRGGA; encoded by the coding sequence GTGGACGACAGCGCCAGCGAGGCGCGTTTCATCAAGGCCGCGCTGGGAACGGGCTTCCAGGTGGAGACGTTCCCGGACGGCGCCGCGATGCTCGAAAGGCTACACGCCGGGCGAGCACCGGACGTCGTGGTGTTGGATTGGGAGATGCCGGGAATGTCCGGCCCGGAGGTCTGTCAGTTCCTGCGCGGCCAGCGGGAGACCCAGGCCCTGCCGGTGCTGCTGCTCACCTCGCACGGCCGGCCGGAGGACCTGGTGCAGGGCCTGCGCGCGGGCGCCAACGACTACGTGGCCAAGCCCTTCCGCACGGAGGAGGTGCGCGCGCGGGTGGACGCGCTCGCGCGCACCAAGCGGCTGGTGGACGACGTGCGGCGCACCAGCGAGGAGAAGGCGGAGGTGTTCGCGCAGCTGGACGCGCTGCTCACGTCCTCGCCCGTGGGGCTGTCGCTCCTGGACCGGGACCTGCGCTTCGTGCGCGTCAACGCGCGCATGGCGAAGCTGGACGGGCTGTCCGTGGACGCGTACCCGGGCCGGACGCTGGCGGAGGTCCTGCCCCGCTTCGCCGCGCGGCTGGAGCCGCTCCTCCGCCGCGTCATGGAGACGGGCGAGCCCGTGGAGGAGCTGGGCTTCACGCTGGAGCACCCGGACGCGCCCCACGGCGAGCTGTACGTGATGGCCAGCTACCACCCGGTGCGCACCGCCCGGGGTGAGGTGGTGGGCGTGGGCGCCGTGATGGTGGACGTCACCCGGCTCAAGCAGGCGGAAGCCGAGCTGCGCGCGTCCGCGGAGTTCCGCGAGCGCTTCCTGGGCATCGTGGGCCACGACCTGCGAAACCCGCTCAACTCCATCCGCATGGGCGCCAGCTTCCTCGTCGCCAGCGACCAGCTGCCCCCGCCGCTGGTGCGCACCGCCAGCCGCATCATCAACAGCACGGACCGGATGACGCGGATGATCACCGAGCTTCTGGACTTCACCCGCAGCCGGCTGGGCGGCGGCATCCCGCTCAACCCGGGCGCCACGGACCTGGGGCAGGTGGCGCGCCAGGTGGTGGAGGAGCTGGAGCTGGTGCACCCCCACCGCACCGTGAAGGTGACGTCCACCGGCCCCCTCACGGGGAACTGGGACGCGGACCGGCTGGCGCAGGTGCTGAGCAACCTGGTGGGCAACGCGCTCCAGTACAGCCCGGCGGACGCCACCGTGGAGCTGACGGTCGTGGGCGAGCCAGAGCAGGTCATCGCGCGGGTGAGCAACCCGGGAGAGGCCATTGCTCCAGAGGAGCTGGAGACCCTGTTCCATCCCTTCCAGCGCGCGCGCACAGGCGCGCACGTTCCGTCGGGCCTGGGCCTGGGCCTCTTCATCTCCGACCAGATTGCCCGGGGCCACCGGGGCACGCTCACCGTGACCTCGGACGCGAAAGCCACGGTCTTCACCCTGACGCTGCCGCGCGGGGGTGCATGA
- a CDS encoding response regulator: protein MSSTPSRSIILIVDDEPDLREVVAELLEMEDYTVLQAANGQVALEVLAANEQPCLVLLDLMMPVMDGHEFLHRLREDARYRELPVLMLTAHFSAKAPPGTVGLLRKPVDIAELLAMVARHCPAAA from the coding sequence GTGAGCAGCACCCCCTCGCGTTCCATCATCCTCATCGTTGACGACGAACCGGACCTGCGCGAGGTGGTGGCGGAGCTGCTGGAGATGGAGGACTACACGGTGCTCCAGGCCGCCAACGGCCAGGTCGCGCTGGAGGTCCTCGCCGCCAACGAGCAGCCGTGCCTGGTGCTGCTGGACCTGATGATGCCGGTGATGGATGGCCACGAGTTCCTCCACCGGCTGCGGGAGGACGCGCGCTACCGCGAGCTGCCCGTGCTGATGCTCACCGCCCACTTCTCCGCCAAGGCCCCGCCGGGCACGGTGGGCCTCTTGCGCAAGCCCGTGGACATCGCGGAGCTCCTGGCCATGGTGGCGCGGCACTGTCCCGCCGCCGCCTGA
- a CDS encoding PAS domain-containing protein: MNLVADFIEANLDVLVRRFAEATRGLESTQGLKPSELISTLPEYLHAVAAICRHGSTPERLETRARLEEAHINLRLRVGATQEDATDEYTLLGRLIPQLWEDVQPERKPSAAGLQCLFQQLEEAMDHVVVLFSGYSLEDRQREKRFLRQMDALAPRSLEPGADMQGPLKPLVELICRALVATGAELFLVDAGGRRMVPIAHTEHLVPPPGRWVDSQGPSFLGRVARSEEPLVLARARGLEDAALDGLHVPGWSTLLGLRLWPHGELMGVLCVGFAEARPVPPQTKRFMETLVEYLSGILDRALLMGQLRETATRLEMSESRYRLASQAAADTVWDWNLLTHEVAWSGETRRLLGFAPEETGPLSSWWVERIHPEDRERVEHGIHAAIQGTQARWQDEYRFFNREGEAVRVLDTGVILRDVTGLGVRMVGAMQDVTLQREEESGRARLLLEARTARVQADTALGHLHVLLQQAPVALAVLRGPEHIVELANDRVCQLWGRSSDQVLGRPLIEALPEVKGQGFQKLLDGVITTGLPYVGHELHARLARAPGGEMEDTYFNFVYQPLHEAEVGLQGILIVASEVTEAVQARQRAEGLARTLQASEERLRLAMDAADMGSWDIDLATGQGTWDARFRAMLGLPARAELTLDEAMRFVLEEDRPKVEQAMADAARPGGSGEYACEFRARPPQGSQSVRWISGRGHVHFGPDGQPVRFVGTGLDVTERKLAEETARQRAEFEQYLMGIVSHDLRNPLNSIMLGTTSLLRREELNERATKAVLRIQSSAERAVRMIRDLLDFTQARMGGGLPVQCQDLELGALVRQVVEEARMTAPERDLQLSLPQAGLHGCWDPDRVTQLLINLLGNALKYSPEDTPVAVRLREVPGSVLLEVHNGGEPIAPELLPRIFKPMQRGVPGMDAATRSVGLGLYIVRTIVHAHGGTIDVTSTREAGTTFTVRLPHADAKQAAGA; this comes from the coding sequence ATGAACCTCGTCGCGGACTTCATCGAAGCGAACCTGGACGTCCTGGTGCGGCGCTTCGCGGAAGCGACGCGAGGACTGGAGAGCACGCAGGGGCTGAAGCCGTCGGAGCTCATCTCCACGCTTCCGGAATACCTGCACGCGGTGGCGGCCATCTGCCGGCATGGCTCCACGCCGGAGCGGCTGGAGACGCGGGCGCGCCTGGAGGAGGCCCACATCAACCTGCGGCTGCGCGTGGGCGCCACGCAGGAGGACGCGACGGACGAGTACACGCTCCTGGGACGGCTCATCCCCCAGCTCTGGGAGGACGTCCAGCCGGAGCGAAAGCCCAGCGCCGCGGGCCTGCAGTGCCTGTTCCAGCAGCTGGAGGAGGCCATGGACCACGTGGTGGTCCTCTTCTCTGGCTACTCCCTGGAGGATCGCCAGCGGGAGAAGCGCTTCCTGCGCCAGATGGACGCGCTGGCGCCCCGGTCGCTGGAGCCCGGCGCGGACATGCAGGGCCCGCTGAAGCCGCTGGTGGAGCTCATCTGCCGCGCGCTGGTGGCCACCGGGGCGGAGCTGTTTCTCGTGGACGCGGGAGGCCGGAGGATGGTCCCCATCGCGCACACCGAACACCTGGTGCCGCCCCCGGGCCGGTGGGTGGATTCGCAGGGCCCGTCCTTCCTGGGGCGGGTGGCGCGCTCGGAGGAGCCGCTGGTGCTCGCGCGGGCGCGGGGGCTGGAGGACGCCGCGCTTGACGGACTGCACGTCCCCGGGTGGAGCACGCTGCTGGGCCTGCGGCTGTGGCCCCATGGCGAGCTGATGGGGGTGCTCTGCGTGGGCTTCGCGGAGGCGCGGCCGGTGCCTCCGCAGACCAAGCGCTTCATGGAGACGCTGGTGGAGTACCTCTCCGGCATCCTCGACCGCGCCCTGCTGATGGGCCAGCTGCGGGAGACCGCCACGCGGCTGGAGATGTCGGAGTCGCGCTACCGGCTGGCCAGCCAGGCCGCCGCGGACACCGTCTGGGATTGGAACCTGCTCACGCATGAGGTGGCCTGGAGCGGAGAGACGCGCAGGCTGCTCGGCTTCGCGCCCGAGGAGACAGGCCCCCTGTCGAGCTGGTGGGTCGAGCGCATCCACCCGGAGGACCGGGAGCGGGTGGAGCACGGCATCCACGCGGCCATCCAGGGCACGCAGGCGCGCTGGCAGGACGAGTACCGGTTCTTCAACCGCGAGGGTGAGGCCGTGCGGGTGCTGGACACGGGCGTCATCCTGCGCGACGTGACGGGCCTGGGCGTGCGCATGGTGGGCGCCATGCAGGACGTCACCCTGCAGCGGGAGGAGGAGAGCGGGCGCGCACGGCTGCTCCTGGAGGCCCGCACCGCGCGCGTCCAGGCGGACACGGCGCTCGGCCATCTGCACGTGCTGTTGCAGCAGGCCCCCGTCGCGCTCGCCGTCCTTCGCGGCCCCGAGCACATCGTGGAGCTGGCCAACGACCGCGTCTGCCAGCTCTGGGGCCGCTCCAGCGACCAGGTCCTGGGCCGCCCCCTCATCGAAGCCCTTCCGGAGGTGAAGGGGCAGGGCTTCCAGAAGCTGCTGGACGGTGTGATCACCACGGGCCTTCCCTACGTGGGCCACGAACTGCACGCGCGGCTGGCGAGGGCTCCAGGCGGCGAAATGGAGGACACCTACTTCAACTTCGTCTACCAGCCGCTGCACGAGGCGGAGGTCGGTCTCCAGGGCATCCTCATCGTCGCCAGCGAGGTCACCGAAGCCGTGCAGGCCCGTCAGCGGGCGGAAGGGCTGGCGAGGACGCTCCAGGCCAGCGAGGAGCGCCTGCGGCTGGCGATGGACGCGGCGGACATGGGCAGCTGGGACATCGACCTGGCCACGGGCCAGGGCACCTGGGACGCGCGCTTCCGCGCCATGCTGGGCCTGCCCGCGCGGGCGGAGCTGACGCTCGACGAGGCCATGCGGTTCGTCCTGGAGGAGGACCGGCCCAAGGTGGAGCAGGCGATGGCGGACGCCGCCCGGCCGGGAGGCTCCGGCGAGTACGCGTGCGAGTTCCGCGCGCGGCCTCCCCAGGGCAGCCAGTCCGTGCGTTGGATTTCCGGACGGGGCCACGTGCACTTCGGGCCGGACGGACAGCCCGTGCGCTTCGTGGGCACCGGGCTGGACGTGACGGAGCGCAAGCTGGCGGAGGAGACGGCGCGCCAGCGCGCGGAGTTCGAGCAGTACCTGATGGGCATCGTGTCACACGACCTGCGCAACCCGCTCAACTCCATCATGCTGGGCACGACGTCGCTGCTCAGGCGCGAAGAGTTGAACGAGCGCGCGACGAAGGCTGTCCTGCGCATCCAGTCCTCCGCGGAGCGCGCGGTGCGGATGATCCGCGACCTGCTGGACTTCACCCAGGCGCGCATGGGCGGCGGGCTCCCGGTGCAGTGCCAGGACCTGGAGCTGGGGGCCCTGGTGCGGCAGGTGGTGGAGGAGGCGCGGATGACCGCTCCGGAGCGCGACCTCCAGCTGTCGCTGCCGCAGGCGGGCCTTCACGGCTGCTGGGACCCGGACCGCGTCACGCAATTGCTCATCAACCTGCTGGGCAACGCGCTGAAATACTCGCCGGAGGACACGCCGGTGGCGGTGCGCCTGCGGGAGGTGCCCGGGAGCGTGTTGCTGGAGGTCCACAACGGCGGAGAGCCCATCGCGCCGGAACTGCTGCCGCGCATCTTCAAACCCATGCAGCGCGGGGTGCCGGGCATGGACGCGGCGACGCGCAGCGTGGGCCTGGGGCTCTACATCGTGAGGACCATCGTGCACGCGCACGGAGGCACCATCGACGTGACGTCCACGCGGGAGGCGGGCACGACGTTCACGGTGAGGCTGCCGCACGCCGACGCGAAGCAGGCGGCCGGAGCATAG